From the genome of Mesorhizobium japonicum MAFF 303099, one region includes:
- a CDS encoding nodulation protein NodZ, with the protein MLVDRSRNDRFVVSRRRTGLGDCLWSLASAWDYAHRTGRALAIDWRGSCYLDNPFANAFPAFFKPIEDIGGVRVICDDQINHVSFPGPFFPSWWNKPSIDCVYRPDEQIFQERDELNDLFQAQDDCEANTVVCDACLMWRCDEKAERTIFRSITPRVEIEDRIEALYQEHFDGHSIIGVHVRHGNGEDIMDHAPYWADPKVALEQVCTAIRMAKAQPHSRPVRVFLCTDSAKVVDHLSGVFPELFTVPKRFQADQAGPLHSAALGTDGGGSALVEMYLLGRCDTVIRFPPTSAFTRYARLFVPRIVEFDLNDPRRLILIDNTFERSPAP; encoded by the coding sequence ATGCTTGTTGATCGCTCAAGGAACGATCGGTTCGTTGTTTCTCGACGGCGCACGGGTCTCGGTGATTGCCTGTGGTCTCTCGCGTCGGCTTGGGACTACGCACATCGGACGGGACGAGCTTTAGCAATAGATTGGCGCGGCTCTTGTTACCTTGACAACCCGTTTGCGAATGCCTTTCCAGCTTTCTTCAAGCCAATTGAGGATATCGGTGGTGTACGGGTCATTTGCGATGACCAGATCAACCACGTCTCATTCCCTGGTCCCTTCTTCCCGTCGTGGTGGAACAAGCCATCCATCGACTGCGTGTACCGTCCGGATGAACAGATTTTCCAAGAACGTGACGAGCTTAACGATCTTTTCCAGGCCCAAGATGATTGCGAAGCCAACACGGTAGTGTGTGATGCTTGCTTGATGTGGCGCTGCGATGAAAAGGCCGAGCGAACCATATTTAGGAGCATCACACCGAGGGTCGAAATTGAGGATCGCATTGAAGCGCTCTACCAGGAACATTTTGACGGGCACAGCATAATTGGAGTCCATGTCCGCCACGGCAACGGCGAAGATATTATGGATCACGCACCTTACTGGGCTGATCCGAAGGTTGCCTTAGAGCAGGTATGCACTGCCATTCGTATGGCCAAGGCGCAACCGCATTCAAGACCTGTAAGGGTGTTCTTGTGTACAGACAGCGCCAAGGTTGTTGATCACCTGTCGGGCGTATTTCCCGAACTTTTCACCGTCCCAAAACGCTTCCAGGCGGATCAGGCCGGCCCCTTACACAGTGCAGCACTGGGCACCGACGGGGGGGGTTCCGCGCTCGTTGAGATGTATCTCCTCGGTCGATGCGACACTGTTATTCGCTTTCCTCCGACTAGCGCCTTCACCCGCTACGCCCGCCTCTTCGTGCCACGAATTGTCGAATTCGATTTGAATGACCCGCGTCGTTTGATCTTGATCGACAACACTTTCGAACGTTCCCCGGCTCCATGA
- a CDS encoding dicarboxylate/amino acid:cation symporter: MLTPLAPSVKRAPRKTLFAKPYVQVLVAILLGVAVGHFYPQIGENLKPLGDAFIKLVKMIIAPVIFLTVSTGIAGMSDLQKVGRVAGKAMVYFVTFSTLALIVGLIVGNVIQPGAGLNIDLTSLDVQAVNGYASKAHEQSVTGFLMNMIPTTIVGAFVEGDILQVLFFSVLFGIALAMVGESGKSVLSFLQDLTAPVFKLVGILMKAAPIGAFGAMAFTIGKYGIGSVANLAMLVGTFYLTAFLFVFGVLGAVCRYNGFSIFSLIRYIKEELLLVLGTSSSEAALPSLMEKMEKAGAKRSVVGLVIPTGYSFNLDGTNIYMTLAALFIAQATNTDLSVGDQVLLLLVAMLSSKGAAGVTGAGFVTLAATLSVVPAVPVAGMALILGVDRFMSECRALTNLVGNAVASLVVARWEGELDQAQLKAAFCGHQPAETSAGQPLITPAPSNSAASLPVESPGWSQTPDDRAAGSKQTLAGR; encoded by the coding sequence ATGTTGACCCCACTGGCTCCAAGCGTAAAGCGCGCACCCCGCAAGACCCTTTTTGCCAAGCCTTACGTGCAGGTGCTTGTCGCAATCCTGCTCGGAGTTGCGGTTGGCCATTTTTATCCGCAAATCGGAGAAAACCTGAAGCCGCTCGGCGATGCCTTCATCAAGCTCGTCAAGATGATCATCGCGCCCGTTATCTTTCTGACCGTGTCGACTGGAATTGCCGGCATGAGCGATCTTCAGAAGGTCGGCCGTGTTGCCGGCAAGGCGATGGTCTATTTCGTCACCTTCTCGACGCTCGCGCTTATCGTCGGCCTCATCGTCGGCAATGTCATTCAGCCTGGCGCCGGCCTCAACATCGATCTGACCTCGCTCGACGTCCAAGCCGTCAATGGCTATGCCTCAAAGGCCCATGAGCAGTCCGTGACCGGCTTCCTCATGAACATGATCCCGACCACGATTGTCGGCGCCTTTGTGGAAGGCGACATTCTACAGGTGTTGTTCTTCTCCGTCCTCTTCGGCATCGCGCTGGCGATGGTCGGAGAATCGGGCAAATCGGTTCTTTCCTTCCTTCAGGACCTCACTGCACCCGTTTTCAAATTGGTCGGCATCCTGATGAAAGCCGCGCCGATCGGTGCTTTCGGAGCAATGGCCTTCACGATTGGCAAATATGGCATCGGTTCGGTAGCCAACCTTGCGATGCTGGTCGGGACCTTCTATCTCACGGCCTTCCTCTTCGTATTCGGGGTTCTCGGTGCAGTCTGTCGCTACAATGGCTTCTCGATCTTTTCTCTTATCCGCTACATAAAGGAAGAGCTGCTGCTGGTCCTCGGAACGTCCTCCTCCGAGGCTGCGCTGCCCTCTCTCATGGAGAAAATGGAAAAGGCCGGCGCCAAGCGCTCGGTCGTGGGCCTGGTTATCCCGACCGGATATTCCTTCAATCTGGATGGCACCAATATCTACATGACCCTCGCGGCCCTTTTCATCGCGCAGGCGACGAATACGGATTTGTCAGTTGGCGATCAGGTCCTGCTGCTGCTCGTCGCGATGCTTTCCTCCAAGGGTGCAGCAGGTGTCACAGGTGCCGGCTTCGTCACGTTGGCTGCTACGCTCTCCGTAGTGCCGGCAGTTCCCGTTGCTGGAATGGCGCTGATCCTTGGCGTCGATCGCTTCATGTCGGAATGCAGGGCACTGACGAATTTGGTCGGTAACGCGGTGGCATCGCTCGTCGTCGCCCGCTGGGAAGGCGAACTGGATCAGGCGCAATTGAAAGCTGCATTCTGCGGCCACCAGCCTGCCGAGACATCAGCCGGCCAGCCACTGATAACGCCCGCGCCGAGCAACTCGGCAGCATCGCTGCCGGTTGAATCGCCTGGCTGGTCCCAAACGCCGGACGATCGGGCCGCGGGTTCCAAACAAACTCTCGCGGGCCGATGA
- a CDS encoding GDP-L-fucose synthase family protein, with amino-acid sequence MENKKMKKVYVAGHRGLVGSATMRALEALGSYEIITRTHDELDLFDRSETRRFFMSQRPDYVVMCAAKVGGILANASSPVDFLHNNLAIQVSVFDAAYASGVERMIFLGSSCIYPRDCPQPIREEYLLTGPLEATNRPYALAKIAGVESCWSFNRQYKARYLALMPTNLYGPGDNYHPENCHVLPALIRRFHQAKMNGDSSVGVWGSGNPRREFMYSSDVGDAIAFLLGLPDSDFDALTAPDTAPLINVGVGEDVTIREVAELVKAAVGWEGNLVFDTTKPDGTPRKLLDVTRLRNLGWKAKTSLGAGLQATYEDFLRLHAA; translated from the coding sequence ATGGAAAACAAAAAGATGAAGAAAGTCTATGTGGCAGGCCATCGCGGCCTTGTTGGATCGGCCACGATGAGAGCCCTCGAGGCGTTAGGATCCTATGAGATAATAACACGTACTCACGACGAACTGGATCTATTTGACCGGAGCGAGACGCGCAGGTTCTTCATGTCGCAGCGGCCAGATTACGTCGTTATGTGCGCCGCGAAGGTTGGTGGTATACTGGCGAACGCCAGCTCCCCTGTCGATTTCCTTCATAACAACCTCGCGATTCAAGTCAGTGTTTTTGATGCCGCTTACGCTTCCGGCGTCGAACGGATGATTTTTCTTGGCTCCTCGTGTATCTATCCACGCGACTGTCCGCAGCCGATACGGGAGGAATACCTTCTCACTGGTCCGCTTGAAGCGACGAATCGTCCCTACGCTTTGGCAAAAATCGCAGGTGTCGAATCGTGCTGGTCTTTCAACCGGCAGTACAAGGCGCGCTATCTCGCGTTGATGCCGACCAATTTATATGGTCCCGGCGATAATTATCACCCCGAAAATTGTCACGTTCTGCCTGCTCTGATACGCCGCTTTCATCAAGCTAAAATGAACGGCGACTCCTCTGTGGGGGTCTGGGGATCCGGAAATCCTCGGCGAGAGTTTATGTATTCGTCGGATGTAGGCGATGCCATTGCGTTCCTGCTTGGCCTGCCAGATTCGGATTTTGACGCCTTGACAGCCCCCGACACTGCGCCCCTGATTAATGTTGGCGTTGGTGAGGACGTCACAATTCGCGAGGTGGCGGAACTCGTCAAGGCGGCGGTCGGCTGGGAGGGCAATTTGGTGTTCGACACGACGAAGCCAGACGGTACTCCGCGCAAGCTACTGGACGTAACGCGCTTGCGTAACCTTGGCTGGAAAGCCAAAACGTCTCTTGGTGCCGGGTTGCAAGCGACGTATGAGGATTTTCTTCGCCTTCATGCGGCTTGA
- a CDS encoding sigma-54-dependent transcriptional regulator, translating to MSAESGPVIFIDDDEDVLRAATQMLKLASFSPSVFGSAEAALARIDGNFDGPVVSDIRMPGLNGLQLFERVKAIDPEIPVVLITGHADVELAVAAIQDGAYDFISKPYANDRLLVTLHRASEKRRLVLENRRLRDAVVRSAGDIPLIGEAPTMIRLRETLRQIADTDVDVLVEGETGTGKEVVADLLHRWSRRRTKPFVALNCGALPESVIDSELFGHEAGAFTGAQRRRTGRIEHSNGGTLFLDEIESMPPALQVKLLRVLETRQITPLGTNETRSIDLRVVSATKADLGDPAARGDFREDLYFRLNVVTLRIPPLRERREDIPMLFGHFLERASKRFSRPVPDISAGVRDRLVSHNWPGNVRELVHFADRVALGLERLGTPIASGRKEQAVSSLHLSEKVSLYEATIIRDALQECGGDVRRTIEVLGVPRKTFYDKLKRHGIDTADYRKTAIG from the coding sequence ATGAGTGCTGAATCAGGACCGGTCATTTTTATCGACGATGACGAGGATGTGCTTCGCGCAGCCACGCAGATGCTGAAGCTTGCCTCGTTCTCACCGAGCGTGTTCGGTTCGGCCGAGGCCGCACTCGCCAGAATCGACGGGAACTTCGATGGCCCTGTCGTGAGTGACATCCGTATGCCCGGGCTGAACGGACTTCAGCTCTTCGAGCGAGTGAAGGCGATCGACCCGGAAATTCCGGTTGTCCTGATCACCGGGCATGCCGACGTCGAGCTGGCCGTTGCCGCCATCCAGGATGGCGCCTACGATTTCATCTCGAAGCCATATGCGAACGACCGGCTTCTCGTGACGCTGCATCGCGCTTCGGAAAAACGGCGCCTGGTCCTGGAAAACAGACGTCTTAGGGATGCGGTTGTCCGATCTGCGGGCGATATCCCGCTGATCGGGGAGGCACCGACCATGATTCGATTGCGCGAAACTCTCCGCCAGATCGCCGATACCGATGTGGATGTCCTTGTGGAAGGCGAGACGGGCACGGGCAAGGAGGTGGTCGCGGATCTGCTTCACCGCTGGAGCAGACGACGCACGAAGCCCTTCGTTGCCCTGAATTGTGGAGCGCTGCCCGAAAGCGTCATCGATAGCGAACTTTTCGGGCACGAGGCAGGCGCCTTTACTGGCGCGCAGAGGCGCAGGACCGGTCGCATCGAGCATTCGAACGGAGGGACGCTCTTCCTCGACGAAATCGAGTCGATGCCGCCAGCACTCCAGGTGAAGCTTCTGAGGGTGCTTGAGACCCGGCAGATCACGCCGCTTGGCACGAACGAAACCCGCAGCATCGACCTTCGTGTCGTGTCGGCTACCAAGGCCGATCTCGGCGATCCGGCCGCCCGCGGAGATTTCCGGGAAGACCTTTATTTCCGGCTGAATGTGGTGACGCTCCGCATCCCGCCGCTTCGCGAAAGGCGCGAAGACATCCCGATGCTCTTTGGGCATTTCCTGGAACGCGCCTCCAAACGCTTCAGCAGGCCAGTTCCGGACATCAGCGCTGGCGTGCGCGATCGCCTCGTGAGCCACAATTGGCCCGGCAATGTCCGTGAACTCGTGCATTTCGCCGATCGCGTTGCATTGGGACTTGAAAGGCTGGGCACGCCCATTGCATCAGGTCGAAAGGAACAAGCGGTATCAAGCCTCCACTTGTCCGAGAAGGTCAGCCTTTATGAGGCGACTATCATCCGCGATGCCTTGCAGGAATGCGGCGGCGACGTGAGGCGCACGATCGAAGTCCTGGGAGTTCCCCGCAAGACCTTCTACGACAAGCTGAAACGACATGGGATAGACACGGCCGATTATCGAAAAACCGCCATTGGCTGA
- a CDS encoding NAD(P)/FAD-dependent oxidoreductase: protein MRYDIVIIGGAIVGSSIAYYLREEGFSGSIALIERDPQFAHAATTLSCASIRQQFSIPENIRLSQFALKLFRRLKEEFGTDADIGFRESGYLILAGEAGLPILKANHEAQIAEGADIVLEDAEQLTQRFAWLSTEGISAGAYGRTGEGWFDAHAMLTLFRKALRGKNVDFMTASVIGIERQGHRVTGVRLDNGETIEAGTVLNAAGPNAGKVAALAGLALPVEPRKRNVFVFEAREKYADMPLLVDPSGIYVRPEGPVYLTGGAEPEEGDGPADPQDFEVDWPLFEEVIWPVLATRIPAFEAIKPTRAWAGHYDYNTLDQNAVIGPHPKVKNFLFANGFSGHGLQQAPAVGKALAELLVHGGYRTVDCSAFGYIRVAEGRAFRELNVI, encoded by the coding sequence GTGCGTTACGACATCGTTATCATCGGAGGAGCCATCGTCGGCTCCTCGATCGCCTACTATCTGCGCGAGGAAGGGTTTTCCGGCTCGATCGCGCTGATCGAGCGCGATCCGCAGTTCGCGCACGCGGCAACGACGTTGTCCTGCGCCTCCATTCGCCAGCAGTTTTCGATTCCTGAAAACATCCGCCTGTCGCAATTCGCGCTGAAGCTGTTCCGGCGGCTGAAGGAAGAATTCGGCACGGATGCCGATATCGGGTTCCGCGAGAGCGGCTATCTGATCCTCGCCGGAGAAGCCGGGCTACCGATCCTCAAGGCCAATCACGAGGCGCAGATCGCCGAGGGCGCCGACATCGTGCTCGAGGATGCCGAGCAGTTGACGCAGCGCTTCGCCTGGCTGTCGACCGAAGGCATTTCTGCCGGCGCCTATGGTCGGACCGGCGAAGGCTGGTTCGACGCGCATGCGATGCTGACGCTGTTCCGCAAGGCGCTGCGCGGCAAGAACGTGGACTTTATGACCGCCTCGGTCATCGGCATCGAGCGGCAGGGCCACCGTGTCACCGGCGTCAGGCTCGACAATGGCGAGACGATCGAAGCCGGCACCGTCCTCAATGCCGCCGGGCCGAATGCCGGCAAGGTCGCCGCTCTCGCCGGGCTGGCGCTGCCGGTCGAGCCGCGCAAGCGCAATGTCTTCGTCTTCGAGGCGCGCGAAAAATATGCCGACATGCCGCTGCTGGTCGATCCCTCCGGCATCTATGTCAGGCCGGAAGGCCCGGTCTATCTCACCGGCGGCGCCGAGCCGGAAGAGGGCGACGGCCCGGCCGATCCCCAGGATTTCGAGGTCGACTGGCCGCTGTTCGAAGAGGTGATTTGGCCGGTGCTGGCGACCCGCATTCCAGCCTTCGAGGCCATCAAGCCTACCCGCGCCTGGGCCGGGCACTACGATTACAACACGCTCGACCAGAACGCGGTGATCGGGCCGCACCCCAAGGTGAAAAATTTCCTCTTCGCCAACGGATTTTCAGGCCACGGTCTGCAGCAGGCCCCGGCGGTCGGCAAGGCGCTGGCCGAGCTTCTCGTGCATGGCGGCTACCGCACGGTCGATTGCTCCGCGTTTGGGTACATCCGTGTCGCCGAAGGGCGGGCGTTTAGGGAATTGAATGTGATCTAG
- a CDS encoding SIR2 family NAD-dependent protein deacylase: MNTMTSGHLVVIRDSFAERQLDLLKKGLAADQVIPYLGPGLLEIRSAGPPVPHTPEAVAAALNKRAPAPSKIRTNMWSVAQYIEQRRHRRTLQVWMAEIFAAPVVPTILHAWLATLPLSVIVDSWYDGAMRAALIQTRRTDVVEIQGVTRAHEIGDIWTKAYDLSGILLESAPAAKTVLYAPHGGARPAANFLVADSDYVEVLSEIDIQTPIPDLVKERRASRGLFFIGCRFNDQMLRTYARQIMKRSNGPHFAAIDTATLTKNERRFLAASAITVIDMPTGQAAARLVGLGETLHEAKRGIV, from the coding sequence ATGAACACAATGACCTCGGGCCATCTCGTCGTCATTCGGGACAGTTTTGCCGAAAGGCAGCTTGACCTTTTGAAGAAAGGGCTCGCGGCCGATCAGGTCATTCCCTATCTCGGCCCGGGTCTGCTTGAGATCCGCTCCGCGGGACCGCCCGTACCGCATACCCCCGAAGCCGTTGCCGCAGCGCTCAACAAGCGCGCGCCAGCCCCTTCGAAGATTCGCACCAACATGTGGTCGGTAGCGCAGTATATCGAACAGCGCCGGCACCGCCGGACGCTTCAAGTTTGGATGGCCGAAATATTCGCGGCCCCGGTGGTGCCGACCATCTTGCATGCCTGGCTTGCAACGCTGCCGCTCTCCGTGATCGTCGACAGCTGGTACGACGGTGCCATGCGCGCGGCTCTAATACAGACCCGCCGAACGGACGTCGTCGAAATACAGGGCGTAACACGGGCGCACGAGATCGGTGACATTTGGACGAAAGCCTACGATTTGTCCGGGATATTACTCGAATCCGCACCAGCGGCGAAGACGGTTCTCTACGCCCCTCACGGCGGTGCCAGGCCGGCCGCAAACTTCCTCGTCGCAGATTCCGACTACGTTGAAGTGCTGAGCGAAATCGACATCCAGACGCCGATCCCTGACCTGGTGAAGGAACGGCGAGCTAGTCGTGGTCTTTTCTTCATCGGCTGCCGCTTCAACGATCAGATGCTGCGCACCTATGCCCGGCAGATCATGAAGCGCTCCAATGGCCCACATTTTGCGGCAATCGATACAGCGACGCTGACCAAGAACGAGCGTCGTTTCCTTGCGGCAAGCGCAATCACGGTCATTGACATGCCGACGGGTCAGGCCGCAGCCCGTCTCGTCGGACTGGGCGAGACATTGCATGAAGCCAAACGGGGTATCGTTTGA
- the gmd gene encoding GDP-mannose 4,6-dehydratase: MSKRKVALITGVTGQDGSYLAELLLEKGYSVHGIKRRSSLFNTGRIDHLYHDPHESGVDLTLHHGDLTDSSSLTRVIQLVQPDEIYNLAAQSHVAVSFEEPEYTANSDALGALRILEAIRILGLVKHTRYYQASTSELYGLVRETPQTETTPFYPRSPYAVAKLYAHWITVNYRESYNLYACNGILFNHESPARGETFVTRKITRALTRIKLGMQRTLFLGNLNARRDWGHARDYVQMQWLMLQQQQPEDFVIASGEQHSVREFVTVAAAELGIDVRWVGEGVDEEGYDAKTGALIVKVDPRYFRPAEVETLLGDARKAKEKLGWEPKISFIELVREMVREDLRMAEREAVLMNQGYYSHSPRELC, from the coding sequence TTGTCAAAGAGAAAAGTAGCTTTAATCACCGGGGTTACGGGACAAGACGGTTCCTACCTCGCAGAATTGCTTTTAGAAAAGGGCTATTCTGTGCATGGGATAAAGAGACGATCGTCTCTTTTTAATACTGGCCGTATAGACCATCTCTATCATGACCCTCATGAAAGTGGCGTTGATCTTACACTTCACCACGGGGACTTGACAGACTCGTCGAGCCTTACGCGCGTCATCCAACTGGTTCAGCCGGACGAAATTTACAATTTGGCAGCTCAGAGCCACGTTGCAGTCTCCTTTGAAGAACCAGAATACACCGCGAACTCCGATGCCTTGGGTGCGCTGCGTATCCTCGAGGCAATTCGGATCCTGGGGCTCGTCAAGCATACGCGCTACTACCAAGCCTCGACGTCTGAGCTCTACGGGCTGGTGCGGGAAACGCCACAGACCGAGACGACACCGTTCTACCCCCGGTCCCCCTACGCTGTTGCCAAATTGTATGCTCACTGGATCACCGTAAATTATCGAGAATCTTACAATTTGTATGCTTGTAACGGCATTTTATTTAATCATGAGTCACCTGCGCGCGGAGAAACATTTGTAACTCGCAAAATCACGCGCGCCTTGACTCGGATTAAGCTTGGAATGCAACGCACTCTATTCCTCGGCAACCTTAATGCGCGTCGCGATTGGGGGCACGCTCGAGACTACGTCCAGATGCAGTGGTTGATGCTGCAGCAGCAGCAACCTGAAGACTTTGTGATCGCTAGCGGTGAGCAACATTCGGTGCGCGAATTCGTCACCGTCGCGGCCGCTGAACTCGGCATCGATGTTCGTTGGGTGGGGGAAGGGGTCGACGAAGAGGGGTACGATGCAAAGACGGGAGCTCTGATCGTAAAAGTAGATCCCCGCTATTTTCGTCCTGCAGAAGTCGAGACACTTCTCGGCGATGCCCGCAAGGCGAAAGAAAAGCTTGGGTGGGAGCCCAAAATCTCCTTCATCGAATTGGTTAGGGAGATGGTTCGGGAAGATTTGCGCATGGCGGAGCGTGAAGCAGTGCTGATGAATCAGGGTTATTATTCACACAGTCCACGAGAGTTATGCTGA
- the nifT gene encoding putative nitrogen fixation protein NifT yields MRVMIRRTRAGLSAYIPKKDLEEPIIKVDNEHLWGGAVTLKNGWRLVLPDLPRDTPLPITVEARKISDED; encoded by the coding sequence ATGAGGGTAATGATCCGCAGGACCCGTGCTGGCTTGTCGGCATATATTCCCAAAAAGGATCTCGAAGAGCCGATCATCAAGGTCGACAACGAACACTTATGGGGTGGCGCCGTGACGCTGAAGAACGGCTGGCGGCTAGTCCTGCCCGACCTTCCGCGCGATACGCCTTTGCCGATTACCGTGGAAGCAAGGAAGATTTCCGACGAGGACTGA
- a CDS encoding nitrogen fixation protein NifZ, whose translation MSLGREQDIEIRTPPRFMPGERVRATRHIKNDGTYPGKEIGENLVLKGDEGYVRDIGTFLQQFYIYAVEWVDRGTVVGMRARELMSLETARTPSSAEIGAGFDEGTAR comes from the coding sequence ATGAGCCTCGGACGCGAACAGGACATCGAAATCCGTACACCCCCGCGATTCATGCCGGGTGAGCGGGTCCGCGCCACACGCCACATAAAAAATGACGGCACCTATCCGGGCAAGGAGATCGGTGAAAATCTGGTGCTCAAAGGCGACGAGGGCTATGTGCGCGACATCGGCACCTTTCTCCAGCAGTTCTACATCTATGCGGTCGAATGGGTCGATCGCGGCACCGTCGTCGGCATGCGTGCGCGTGAACTCATGAGCCTTGAGACGGCCCGGACTCCTTCCAGTGCCGAAATCGGTGCTGGGTTTGACGAAGGAACGGCCCGATGA
- a CDS encoding methionine adenosyltransferase domain-containing protein, which yields MLDLVRPIYRNTATYGHFGREEPEFTWEKTDRADDLLREAGPAAA from the coding sequence ATGCTTGATCTCGTACGCCCGATATACCGCAACACGGCGACATACGGACACTTCGGCCGTGAAGAGCCTGAGTTCACCTGGGAGAAGACGGACAGAGCCGACGACTTGCTGCGTGAGGCAGGACCGGCAGCTGCGTGA
- a CDS encoding sensor histidine kinase: MGNGAFQRAPSVFPGRSGGRSLWLVILLAILGAALCFVVFATGRIAGTRAEYALRDRALAAFPLAADSLKGEIEKQRMIPLVLARDGAVQEMLRSPSTANEAALDEKLRAIARDAGSSILYIINPEGVAVAASNAGEPTSFVGSDYRFRHYFTEAMADGAAMQYALGTVSARPGLYLSSRVDGPEGPLGVVVVKVELDRVESRWLESGFVVFTTDERGVVLATSVPQWRFDALSPLSAKEKQTARDRLQLPGVTFEPVPLSRRGDNLVTATPESRSAGFVAVSQDLGKAVPGWRMSLLIPADTEISSAVMTARVTTLLALVLVGFVIFIIVRRRRAARQRQEVLVLLNAELEHRVELRTAELQSSNAALAGEIAERENAEARVRRLRDELAQANRLSILGQITAGVAHEINQPVAAIRTYAENAARLLGIGRSQETAENLTSIVAMTGRIGTITETLRSFSRRASGSMGPILADDAIDGALSLLSGRIRDSGVTIERKRIDPSPIVMASRMRLEQILVNLLQNALDALKDQPEPRVEIALAENGEMVAISLRDNGPGLAPDIRRSLFMPFVTNKEKGLGLGLVISQEIARELGGSLRHDDAGHGRGTSFTVELRRAA; the protein is encoded by the coding sequence ATGGGTAATGGCGCCTTCCAGCGCGCCCCATCGGTCTTCCCTGGTAGATCCGGCGGTCGATCTCTCTGGCTTGTGATTTTGCTTGCAATTCTTGGTGCGGCGCTCTGTTTCGTCGTCTTTGCAACGGGACGCATCGCCGGCACCAGAGCAGAGTATGCCCTACGCGACCGTGCTCTTGCCGCGTTCCCGCTTGCAGCCGACAGTTTGAAAGGAGAGATCGAGAAGCAGCGAATGATTCCGCTGGTTCTGGCACGCGACGGTGCCGTTCAGGAGATGCTTCGCAGTCCGAGCACTGCCAACGAAGCCGCGCTTGATGAGAAGCTTCGCGCCATCGCGCGCGACGCCGGCTCTTCTATACTCTACATCATTAATCCTGAGGGCGTAGCGGTTGCTGCGAGCAACGCCGGCGAGCCGACCAGTTTCGTCGGCAGCGATTACCGCTTTCGCCACTACTTCACCGAGGCGATGGCGGATGGGGCGGCTATGCAATATGCGCTCGGCACGGTTAGCGCTCGCCCTGGTCTCTATCTGTCGAGCCGGGTCGATGGGCCGGAGGGGCCGCTCGGTGTGGTTGTGGTGAAGGTGGAGCTCGACCGCGTCGAGTCGCGTTGGCTGGAGAGCGGCTTCGTGGTCTTCACGACCGATGAGCGAGGCGTGGTTCTTGCCACGAGCGTGCCCCAATGGCGTTTTGACGCTCTCTCACCGCTTTCCGCAAAGGAGAAGCAAACCGCTCGCGATCGTCTGCAGCTACCGGGCGTGACTTTCGAGCCGGTGCCGCTTTCCCGCCGCGGCGACAACCTGGTCACCGCAACTCCTGAGAGTCGATCAGCCGGTTTCGTTGCGGTTTCGCAGGATCTCGGCAAAGCAGTTCCGGGCTGGCGCATGTCGTTGCTCATCCCCGCCGACACCGAGATCTCCTCGGCGGTCATGACAGCCCGCGTGACAACGCTGCTTGCCCTCGTTCTCGTTGGATTCGTCATTTTCATCATTGTTCGACGGCGGCGGGCGGCCCGGCAGCGGCAAGAAGTGCTTGTGTTGCTGAATGCGGAACTGGAGCATCGCGTCGAACTGCGCACGGCGGAGCTCCAGAGCTCGAACGCAGCGCTCGCCGGTGAGATCGCCGAGCGAGAGAACGCTGAAGCAAGAGTGCGTCGCCTGCGCGACGAACTCGCCCAGGCGAACCGCTTGTCAATCCTGGGACAGATAACGGCCGGGGTCGCCCACGAGATCAACCAGCCGGTCGCCGCAATCCGCACCTATGCTGAAAATGCCGCGCGTCTTCTAGGGATCGGCCGGTCGCAAGAAACCGCCGAGAATCTGACCTCGATCGTCGCCATGACCGGCAGGATCGGCACGATCACTGAAACGCTAAGGTCCTTTTCCCGCCGCGCCAGCGGATCGATGGGACCGATACTGGCGGACGACGCGATCGACGGCGCTCTGTCGCTTCTTTCAGGCCGAATTCGCGATTCCGGGGTGACGATTGAACGGAAGCGGATCGATCCGTCTCCAATTGTCATGGCAAGCCGCATGCGACTGGAGCAGATACTCGTCAACCTTCTCCAGAACGCGCTTGACGCTCTGAAGGATCAACCGGAGCCCCGCGTCGAGATAGCGCTCGCCGAAAACGGGGAAATGGTCGCTATTTCCCTTCGGGACAACGGCCCCGGCCTTGCCCCCGACATTCGCAGGAGCCTCTTCATGCCCTTCGTTACCAACAAGGAAAAGGGTCTCGGTCTTGGCCTGGTCATTTCGCAAGAGATCGCACGTGAGCTCGGCGGCTCGTTGCGGCATGATGATGCCGGCCACGGGAGAGGGACTTCCTTCACGGTCGAGCTGAGGCGAGCGGCATGA